Part of the Paenibacillus terrae HPL-003 genome is shown below.
TATACGTGGAAGCTACGCAATTGAAGGAAAGGGGGATGTCCCTTGATTGAATTAAGGGAAGTCACAAAGACATTTACAGAAGAAAAGGCTGTTGATCAGCTCGCCCTTACGGTGAAGAAAGGCTCTATTTTTGGACTTTTGGGCTCCAACGGAGCAGGTAAAACGACGCTGCTCAAAATCATCGCCGGGATTTACCGACCGGATACTGGCAAGGTGCTAATCAGTGGGCAGCCGGTGTATGAGCAGCCGGAAGTTAAGCAGCACATTCTGTTTATGCCGGATACCCCCTATTTTTTTCCGCAAGCGACGATTCGCCAGATGGCCCGGTTTTACCGCTCCATTTATCCGAGCTGGAGTGAGGAACGCTACATACAGCTTACCGATATTTTCAAGCTTGACCCGAAGCGTAAACTTCACCGTTTTTCCAAGGGGATGAAGCGTCAGGCCGCTTTTTTGCTTGCCCTGAGCTGCATGCCTGAACTGCTGATTTTGGATGAGCCGATTGATGGGCTGGACCCCGTGATGCGGCGGATGATCAAAAATCTGTTGTTCCAGGAAACCGCAGCGCGTGAGATGACTGTCGTGATTTCATCCCATAATTTGCGTGAAATTGAAGACATGTGTGATCATGTCGGCATTATGCATCAGGGACGTATGTTGTTGGAAAAAGAGGTTGACGACCTCAAGTCCGATACGCATAAGGTGCAGGTTGCTTTTCGTGAAAGCGCGCATGAGGAAGCCGTATACAAGCAACTTTCGGTTGTACATAAGGAGCGCAGAGGTAGTGTTTTGCTGCTTATTATCCGGGGGGAACGAGAGCGGATTACAGAAACGATTCAGGCGTATGAGCCGCATGTGTTTGATTTGCTGCCGTTGACGCTGGAGGAAATTTTCATTTATGAAATGGAGGACGCAGGTTATGACATCCAACCGATTCTTCTGTAGCGGCGGCGTGATTCGCCAAAGCCTGAAACAGCATGGCTGGATCGGTCTGTTGTACTTGGCGGGGTTATTGTTTACGGTGCCACTGCCACTATTTATGAGTACTGGAAACGAGCGAGTGCCCACGGTTTTGAAAAGCCTGTTCGATAGTACAAACTCAGGCGATGGAATGCAAAATATCATTTTATTGGCCGTACCTGTGCTGGCGGGTGTGGTGCTGCTTCGTTTTATTCAGCGTCAGGGCTCCTCGGATTTATATCACAGCCTGCCTTTACGCAGAGAGCATCTGTTAACGGCACATTTAATTAGCGGTCTGATCCTTTTAATTGTACCCATATGGCTGACTGCTGGAGTAACGGCCCTGGTAAACATGTCGGTTGAGCTGCCTTTTATTTTCCATATCAATGATATTGGATCATGGGCTTTGGTTGTATCGGTTCTTACGATTTTCCTGTTTGCTTTTACCGTGTTTGTAGGTATCTGTGTAGGACAATCGCTGTTGCAATCCGTTGTAGTGTATGCTTTGCTGCTGTTGCCCTTTTTTTTGTACTCCATGATTAGTCGTTTTCTGGGTCACAATCTATATGGTTACTCTCAGATTATTGGAACTATTGTTCAAAGTAGTAATGGCGTGGGGTTGCGTAGCAGCAATAATATTTGGTATAGTTTATCGCCGTTCGCCCGCATTATGGATTTGTCGAGTAGCGCATTTTCATATGTGGAGCTGCTTATTTATGTTGGTGTTTCCTTGCTGTTTGTGATTTTAAGCTATGTGCTATATCGCAAACGGCTCACAGAGAAGGCAACGCAGGCCATGGCCTTTACCTTCTTCCAACCCGTTTTTAAGGCAGGAGTTATGTTATGTGCCATACTGCTGATAGGAGAATATTTATATAGCACAGGAGGCCAGGGGGGAGACTGGTCGATCTTCGGGTATGTGCTTGGAGCTATTTTGGGCTATATTGCTGTGGAGATGGTAATCCGCAAGACGTGGCAAATTGTACGTATTCGTGCTTTGCTGGAGTTGGTCGCATACAGTGCAGTTTTGGGACTGGCAATGTACATCCCCACATCTAGCTGGATAGGCTACGAGGAACGGATTCCAACCGCGCATTCAGTCGAGCAAGTCTATGCTGGGCCCAATTTGTATCTGGACGGGGGATCAACACAGAAAAATCTTTATTTTTCGCAGGATAAAGCTTTTATCGCCGCTGTGCTGAATTTACAGCGTGAGCTTGTGAGAACACATTCAGCTGGAGAGACGTCCGGGTCCAATAAAGAACCTCAACAAAGGATATCCATTGCCTATTGTCTGGATGATGGTTCCATTATGACTCGCAGCTATACATTTCCTGAGCAGCCTTTCCGAGCAGCGCTGGCGAAAGTGATGCTGTCTGAGCCGTATAAAACAGTAAGCTACTCACTTGATAAGCTGTATGGTAAAGCGGAGACGATCAGCATTCAATCGGCAGACGATAATGAACGGCGAGTTGTTTTGACTGATCCGGAAGATATTCGTGAATTTGAAGCTGTACTGAAAGAAGATGTTTTGGGCATGAGCTATAGTGAAATGCAGGCAGGCTCTTACGCGTTGGGGAATATTGAAATTCTGAACAAACCTTCATCTATTTCAGCAGAAGAACCAGAATGGACTCGCAACCTCTCCTATAATTGGCGCTTATCTTTCCACAAGCTGAATGCTTGGCTGGAACGCAAAGGATACGCCGACAAGGTGATGATCACGTCGAAAGACATGATATCGGTTCGAGCTATTCCAATGGTTTCTCAAGAGAAGGAGCCGTATCAGCCCGGTAAGTATATTGAAGCAGCGGATTTATTCAGGATATTGCAGCAGAAGTATAAAGTCTCCACAATTAAAGATCCCAAACTTTGGAATACTGTGCTGGATAACCGCAATAATTATAGCTATGATCCACAAGTGGAGAAAGGCACTTATCTGTTCCAAGTCAAAATCAAGTCCATCAGCGGTTCCGGCTTTCATACGGTTTATTACTTATTAACTCCAAAAGACATCACACCGGAGCTTGCAAAGGTTCTGCCAACAGCTCCTTAAAAGGCTCGGAACAACAGGCAAGAGCTTCTCCACATTTGGACCGACGTAAATAGAGGCATAGAGAGATACAGCATAGAACATAAAGAGAGAAGAGTTCCATAGCGTACAGATCGATAACGAACAGGTCAATTGTGGAGGAGCATTACGATATGAAATATACAGAAGATCGTGAATTTCTACAGCTATTAAAGCATCATGAAGAGTCCTTTTCCGGATGGGATTTCTCATTTATCTCGGATACAGGACGGGTCGCAAGCGAGCCTTTGGACTGGTCATATGTCAGCAAGGCTATGACGTTTATCCATACATCGAAGGCAATGCTGGATATGGGGACAGGCGGGGGCGAGCTATTGTCCCGGTTGCGCCCTTTTCCAGAGATCGTATATGCGACAGAAGCGTATGCGCCGAATATTCCTGTTGCCAAGGAACGATTGGAGCCGCTGGGTGTGCGCGTTATGGCTATAGATGATGACAATTCACTTCCATTTGACGATGCCGGGTTCGATCTTGTGCTGAATAAGCACGAGTCATTTTCGCCAGCGGAAGTGCGACGTATTTTGCGTCCGAGCGGGACGTTTTTGACCCAACAGGTGGGGGGCCTGGATTGTGTGGGCATTAACGACCGTATGGAAGCGCCTTATAGTGAGTATGCGGACTGGTCCCTTTCTCAAGCGATTACAGATCTGGAAAGCAACGGCTTCGAAATCGTAGAGCAGCGGGAACAGTTTCCAATACAGCGATTTTACGATATCGGAGCGCTTGTCTACTACTTAAAGGCGATTGAATGGCAGATTGCTGATTTTCAGCCAGAGGGATATATGGAACAGCTGTATGGCCTACATCTGGACATTCAACGTGATGGGTATTGGGACGTGAAACAGCACCGTTTTTTGATCCATGCCAGAGCAGTATAGAATTGTTACATTATAATACCGAGAAGGCCTTCCTCCAAGGAAGGCTTCTTTTTGTCATCTCCCCGTATACTAATCTTTACCATAATTGTACAATGAAAGAGCAGTAGCTTAAAGGCTCATTTTATTTAAAAGATATAGGGGGATGTACATGTCTGATCCAAAGGGAGTTATAACCGAGCCGGAAACAGGCACCTCCATGCGGCTAGCATGGTTTTGGCCGTGGCTGGGCGGTACATTTATGTTTGGATTGTTTTCAGTCATGTTTAATGTCATTTGGAGTATGGCTGTGGCGTCTAATGTGCAGATTCTGCTGAGGCGCGAAGATGTGACGGATACTGCGGTAATTGTGATGATGATATTATACGCCTGGATTGTTGGACTGATTTTTGCGGCTTATGGTGTCTGGAGTGCACGTACTTCCAGTCTGCACAAGCTTCCGCTCATGCTGACAGGGCTGTTATCATTATTATGTGGCCTGGGTTTATGGATGGTGGGGTTACAAGGCTCTGGCGGTCAACCATCCGAAGTGTGGGGCGGCTCGTGGCAACTGTTTTCAATCTATCACGCGTGGGCGGAGCCTGTGCTGGAGGTATTGGAGCCGTATACACAGCATGGTGAAATCTGGTTTCTGCTGACTGCACTGCTGCCGATAGCCGGAATGGTAGTGGGTGTTGGGGTGGATCGTTATCCGGCGGTGACAGGAGAGAACGGAAAGGAAGATCATAGATGGCAATGGGTCGTTGCCGCTATGTCTGCCGCGCTCGTTATTGTGCTGACCATTGCACTAATGCTGCCTCATCGTCCGTTGATCGCAGAACGGGATTTTCCAGTGGTCGATGGGGCTACAGCGGCGATTCCGTTCGCACAGGATATGCTGCATGAGCTGACCGGAATGAGCAAGGCGCGCGCAGCGCACGAATTGAGATTCAACACGACGCATCAGGCGTATGTAAATCTGATCGACAAGAAGGCTGATCTGATTCTGGTGGCCGGACCATCCGATGGGGAGCTGCAACTTGCGAAAAGTCAGGGAGTGAAAATGAAGCTTACTCCAATTGGGCGGGATGCGTTTATTTTTCTCGTTCACATGGACAATCCGGTTCATAATCTGTCCTCAAAGCAGATTCGTCGCATTTATGAAGGCTCCATTCATAATTGGAGTGAAGTGGGAGGCAAGGACCAGCCGATTGTAGCCTATCAGCGGGAAGAAAATTCGGGAAGTCAGACATATATGCAAAAGAAAGTGATGGCAGACCATGACATGGCCGAGCCGCCCCGGGAGCGCACGATTGGCATCATGGGTGGTATGATTAATGCAGTCGCCGATTTTAACAAGGATCACAATGCGCTCGGGTATTCGTTTTATTATTTTGCCAATGTGATGCATAAGCGACAAGAAGTTAAATTCTTGTCCATTGATGGAATGATGCCAAACAAGGAGCATATCCGTTCGCAGCAATATCCGTTCACCGCTCAATTGTTCGTGGTCACACGGGAAGGAGAGAGGTCCAGCCCTTCGGTTCAGCGGCTGCTCCAATGGCTGCAAAGCGAAGAGGGCAAACGGATCATTGAAAAAGACGGTTTTGTTCCGATAAATCCGTAGACGAGGTTTTTACACTGTCGATTTTCGGGTTTCATCCGTCGAGAGTGAAACGAAGGCAGCAGGGTAATACATAGGATATACCTTGCTGCGGTTACATACCCACGCAGCATTGCACTAACACAATAAGGGGATGAACGAATAATGAAGAAAAAATTATCGGCATGGGCGCTTTTGCTCGCCGTATCCATCATGATAGCAGGTTGTGGAGCAGGTGCAACACAGGCCGGACAGAAAGAGCAGAACGGGCAAACTGTTAAGGATGGGCAAAAGGGTTCCGCTTCGGCGCAACCGGGTACTTCGGGAGCCACTGTGAATACACCGGGACAGCAGACCGCTTCTGACGGAAAAAATGGCACAACTGGCGGTACAGGCGTTGCATCGGGGGCAGGTGGACAAGCGTCTACAGATGAGAATGCGGCGAAGGTTCGCATGGACGATGTGACCGCGCTGCGCCTGATCGATGGCAAATCCGGCTGGATCGGTGGGAAGGGCTGGATTGCTCGGACAGATGCAGGTGCATCCGGTTCAATCGGAGCGGCATGGGATGTGCAATATCAGGGTCAAGGGACAGTGCAGCAAATTTTTGCCTTGAATGGGCAGCAGGCATGGGCCGTCATGGCAGACAGTGGTACGCTGCTGGCAACTCAGGATGGTGGTAAACGCTGGGAAAGTACCGGGACGGTGCCGAAGCAAGGACAAGCGGGCTTTTTGCACTTTATATCGCCCAAGGAGGGATTGAGCGGTAATCAGTATACGAAGGATGGCGGTCAAACCTGGTCCGCGCTTCCCGTACCTGATCACATGGTTGGGCAACCATACTATCATGATCAGCACAACGGTTGGGCGGTAACGCAAAGCACAGAGGGCTCGTTCCGTATCTTACACACAACGAATGGCGGTCAGAAGTGGACCACCGTTCTGTCACGGACCTCCGAAGCGCCTCTGAACGGTGTAATTATTCGTTCGGTAGAACGCGGAAACGCATGGATTGAGTTGGTTGGGGATACGGGTATGAATCAGACCTCGTATTCGCTTTGGCATACCGCCGATAGCGGCCAAAGCTGGCGTGCTGTGCTGGCCAATGCCACCGCTGGCGGCGGTCCGGCACCCGGCATTAGCCAGCAAGACAATCAGGTTCCCAAAAACGAAGGGGCGGCACCGGGGATGCTCTATGCGGTAAACAGCAGTACCGCGTTGATGGGCGGCTACTGCGCACCGTGCGACAAACCCAATACCATCGGCTGGACAAATGACGGAGGCAAGACGTGGAACAACGGCAAGCAAAGCTTTGACGGCTATGGCGGCCAGCAAATCGGGATGGCCAATGCCAAGGAAGGCTGGGCTATTTTCTCGGATTCAGAGAAGGCTCCGGTACTGTATACCACCTCGGATGGTGGACAGCATTGGACCCAGAGCCATGTCTTTGACAAGCCTGCGGCATCAGGTTCCTGAGCAGATACAGTCCTGAGTAAATAAAGTAAGGAAGCAGAACATATGAGCCAACAGAAGAAAAGTGTATTCACATGGGCTGATGGCCGTGAGGTGCCACTGATCGGACAGGGTACATGGCATATAGGTGAAAAAGCTTCGCTTCGGCAAGAGGAAATGCGCGCGCTTCAACTTGGCTTGGATCTGGGCATGACGTTGGTCGATACGGCTGAAATGTATGCTGAGGGTGGTGCAGGAATCGCATGTACGGGAAAATGCAGCGGCAGTGAATATCCAGCTCACTCCTGAATAACTGCAACAATAGACGAGGCTTTTCCGCCGCCTACGCAGAAGCAGCCGCTGGATATCGTTTGAGGGAGGGGCACCATGGCAGAGAGAGAAACAGGAACCAAGACAGAGCTACATGAGGTAGATGATCATTTGGATTACGGATTATCTGTCGTATTCATCGGCTTCAATCCCAGCTTGAAGTCAGGAGAAGTGGGGCATCATTATGCGAACCCGCGCAACCGTTTTTGGCGCATACTGGAGGGAGCGGGTTTGACCCCTCGCTTGTACGATCCATCAGAGGATGAGGAGTTGCTCAAGCTTGGCTACGGTTTTACGAACATTGTTTCCCGGCCCACGAGGGGAGTGGAGGACATTGCACGCGAGGAATACGCCGAAGGACGTCTGAAGCTACATGC
Proteins encoded:
- a CDS encoding ABC transporter ATP-binding protein, with product MIELREVTKTFTEEKAVDQLALTVKKGSIFGLLGSNGAGKTTLLKIIAGIYRPDTGKVLISGQPVYEQPEVKQHILFMPDTPYFFPQATIRQMARFYRSIYPSWSEERYIQLTDIFKLDPKRKLHRFSKGMKRQAAFLLALSCMPELLILDEPIDGLDPVMRRMIKNLLFQETAAREMTVVISSHNLREIEDMCDHVGIMHQGRMLLEKEVDDLKSDTHKVQVAFRESAHEEAVYKQLSVVHKERRGSVLLLIIRGERERITETIQAYEPHVFDLLPLTLEEIFIYEMEDAGYDIQPILL
- a CDS encoding multidrug ABC transporter permease, which codes for MTSNRFFCSGGVIRQSLKQHGWIGLLYLAGLLFTVPLPLFMSTGNERVPTVLKSLFDSTNSGDGMQNIILLAVPVLAGVVLLRFIQRQGSSDLYHSLPLRREHLLTAHLISGLILLIVPIWLTAGVTALVNMSVELPFIFHINDIGSWALVVSVLTIFLFAFTVFVGICVGQSLLQSVVVYALLLLPFFLYSMISRFLGHNLYGYSQIIGTIVQSSNGVGLRSSNNIWYSLSPFARIMDLSSSAFSYVELLIYVGVSLLFVILSYVLYRKRLTEKATQAMAFTFFQPVFKAGVMLCAILLIGEYLYSTGGQGGDWSIFGYVLGAILGYIAVEMVIRKTWQIVRIRALLELVAYSAVLGLAMYIPTSSWIGYEERIPTAHSVEQVYAGPNLYLDGGSTQKNLYFSQDKAFIAAVLNLQRELVRTHSAGETSGSNKEPQQRISIAYCLDDGSIMTRSYTFPEQPFRAALAKVMLSEPYKTVSYSLDKLYGKAETISIQSADDNERRVVLTDPEDIREFEAVLKEDVLGMSYSEMQAGSYALGNIEILNKPSSISAEEPEWTRNLSYNWRLSFHKLNAWLERKGYADKVMITSKDMISVRAIPMVSQEKEPYQPGKYIEAADLFRILQQKYKVSTIKDPKLWNTVLDNRNNYSYDPQVEKGTYLFQVKIKSISGSGFHTVYYLLTPKDITPELAKVLPTAP
- a CDS encoding class I SAM-dependent methyltransferase, giving the protein MKYTEDREFLQLLKHHEESFSGWDFSFISDTGRVASEPLDWSYVSKAMTFIHTSKAMLDMGTGGGELLSRLRPFPEIVYATEAYAPNIPVAKERLEPLGVRVMAIDDDNSLPFDDAGFDLVLNKHESFSPAEVRRILRPSGTFLTQQVGGLDCVGINDRMEAPYSEYADWSLSQAITDLESNGFEIVEQREQFPIQRFYDIGALVYYLKAIEWQIADFQPEGYMEQLYGLHLDIQRDGYWDVKQHRFLIHARAV
- a CDS encoding PstS family phosphate ABC transporter substrate-binding protein translates to MSDPKGVITEPETGTSMRLAWFWPWLGGTFMFGLFSVMFNVIWSMAVASNVQILLRREDVTDTAVIVMMILYAWIVGLIFAAYGVWSARTSSLHKLPLMLTGLLSLLCGLGLWMVGLQGSGGQPSEVWGGSWQLFSIYHAWAEPVLEVLEPYTQHGEIWFLLTALLPIAGMVVGVGVDRYPAVTGENGKEDHRWQWVVAAMSAALVIVLTIALMLPHRPLIAERDFPVVDGATAAIPFAQDMLHELTGMSKARAAHELRFNTTHQAYVNLIDKKADLILVAGPSDGELQLAKSQGVKMKLTPIGRDAFIFLVHMDNPVHNLSSKQIRRIYEGSIHNWSEVGGKDQPIVAYQREENSGSQTYMQKKVMADHDMAEPPRERTIGIMGGMINAVADFNKDHNALGYSFYYFANVMHKRQEVKFLSIDGMMPNKEHIRSQQYPFTAQLFVVTREGERSSPSVQRLLQWLQSEEGKRIIEKDGFVPINP
- a CDS encoding aldo/keto reductase, producing MSQQKKSVFTWADGREVPLIGQGTWHIGEKASLRQEEMRALQLGLDLGMTLVDTAEMYAEGGAGIACTGKCSGSEYPAHS
- a CDS encoding mismatch-specific DNA-glycosylase, encoding MAERETGTKTELHEVDDHLDYGLSVVFIGFNPSLKSGEVGHHYANPRNRFWRILEGAGLTPRLYDPSEDEELLKLGYGFTNIVSRPTRGVEDIAREEYAEGRLKLHAKLKEYRPKVACFVGKGVYTEYSKKSKADWGFQPEPLIPEMHEFVAPSSSGLVRMSLEEITDIYRRLQTFLTAEIV